A window from Kluyveromyces lactis strain NRRL Y-1140 chromosome E complete sequence encodes these proteins:
- the GPI18 gene encoding GPI-anchor transamidase GPI18 (similar to uniprot|P38211 Saccharomyces cerevisiae YBR004C GPI18 Functional ortholog of human PIG-V which is a mannosyltransferase that transfers the second mannose in glycosylphosphatidylinositol biosynthesis the authentic non-tagged protein was localized to mitochondria) has translation MFIDSEYSSFLIINVTFFAVKLLQFGLVWLAPRTFDTSTHLFLEHYGITSNPWWGKLLSWDSIFFLKTSLWMRNSGYSAPQYEHEWAFSPIWSIIIQSSDLQHIVLKAVSFNLLLHYLSTWIVYALTKLTFPPFGQNVQTKLALTTSVLFILSSAAGFLISVYSEPIAFTFSLLGMLFRQWSISFDVYGNLHMDKLKWISYLLSSFCFAFAFLNRSNCLLLGLFYVHDCLNLFKQKKWITSIFYPILSGTILFGVFVYFHYYFPYAALCPERGEWCNSKIYGLPIPYQSLYSYIQSKHWNVGFLKYWTPNNIPNFLFGLPNIVITWNAITYFSYQYPSRNMKPYIWIARIFLFIMVFLANVQIINRVSSFLPLSLWYISDSLIKNPHEMRIVKYYVMWLLIWIPTQTALFACFLPPA, from the coding sequence ATGTTTATTGACTCAGAGTATTCGTCATTTTTAATCATAAATGTCACATTTTTCGCGGTGAAACTATTGCAGTTTGGATTAGTTTGGTTAGCACCAAGAACGTTTGATACATCAACACATTTATTTCTCGAACATTATGGGATAACCTCGAATCCATGGTGGGGtaaacttctttcttggGATTCTATCTTCTTTCTGAAGACATCTTTATGGATGAGAAATTCTGGATATTCTGCACCACAATATGAACATGAATGGGCCTTTTCGCCAATCTGGTCAATTATCATTCAATCCTCAGATCTTCAGCATATAGTACTCAAAGCCGTATCGTTTAACCTTCTGCTTCATTATTTATCCACCTGGATAGTATATGCCCTTACCAAGCTAACGTTTCCTCCATTTGGGCAAAATGTACAAACAAAGTTGGCTCTAACGACATCAGTTTTATTCATCCTGTCAAGCGCGGCAGGATTCCTGATTTCAGTTTACTCTGAACCCATTGCATTCACATTTTCCCTCTTGGGTATGCTTTTCAGACAATGGTCTATTAGCTTCGATGTTTACGGGAATCTACACATGGATAAACTAAAATGGATATCTTACCTATTGTCATCTTTCTGTTTCGCTTTCGCATTTCTCAACAGATCCAATTGTCTCTTATTAGGGCTATTTTATGTTCATGACTGTCTAAACCTTTTCaaacagaagaaatggaTTACCAGTATTTTCTACCCCATTCTTTCTGGAACCATTTTATTTGGTGTCTTCGTGTATTtccattattattttccATATGCTGCGCTATGTCCTGAAAGAGGAGAATGGTGTAACAGTAAAATTTACGGTCTTCCTATCCCGTATCAATCATTGTATTCATATATTCAATCTAAGCATTGGAATGTTGGGTTCCTAAAATATTGGACTCCTAATAATATACCTAACTTCCTGTTTGGTCTTCCAAACATCGTCATTACTTGGAATGCAATAACATATTTTTCATATCAATACCCTTCTCGAAATATGAAACCATACATATGGATAGCACGGATATTCCTTTTTATAATGGTGTTCCTTGCAAATGTCCAGATTATTAACAGAGTGTCTTCATTTTTACCGCTCTCTTTATGGTATATTTCAGATTCATTGATTAAGAATCCCCATGAAATGAGAATAGTAAAATATTATGTCATGTGGCTGTTGATATGGATTCCTACTCAAACCGCACTATTCGCATGTTTCCTACCTCCAGCATAG
- the COQ1 gene encoding trans-hexaprenyltranstransferase (highly similar to uniprot|P18900 Saccharomyces cerevisiae YBR003W COQ1 Hexaprenyl pyrophosphate synthetase catalyzes the first step in ubiquinone (coenzyme Q) biosynthesis), protein MLRSAAVRRSLSKGEVSSLLSYRYKSSFATALNTAARLVTPKALLNNPVSLVSNEMNTLAKNIVTLIGSGHPLLNRISGYYFEAEGKKVRPMLVLLLSRALSQIPLEERDRIKIDYTDVPEDPVYSKVQHSRLFENVPASISPLHILHGIKPLNPLTKGPEPLPQEFDRARGILPKQRRLAEIVEMIHTASLLHDDVIDHSDTRRGRPSGNIAFTNKMAVLAGDFMLGRATVAISRLRNPEVVELVSNSIANLVEGEFMQLKNTAIDADHTTFNNGTQHIPPPPTKFELTEHEYRVPTSSTTNGTQLSHDQLVDMAFDYYLHKTYLKTAALISKSCRAAAVLSGVRDPIIEECYEFGKNLGICFQLVDDMLDFTISAKDLGKPAGADLELGIATAPVLFAWREDPSLGPLIKRNFSNPGDVEAAALAVKKYDGVGKTNELAKDYCNKALQNLRNGLPNSDARSALEFLTNSVLTRRK, encoded by the coding sequence ATGTTGAGATCTGCTGCTGTCAGAAGGTCTTTATCAAAGGGCGAAGTTTCTTCGTTACTTTCATATAGATacaaatcttcttttgcaaCTGCTTTGAACACTGCGGCTAGATTGGTAACTCCAAAGGCATTGTTGAATAACCCAGTATCATTAGTatcaaatgaaatgaaCACATTGGCGAAAAACATAGTTACACTAATTGGTTCAGGCCATCCATTGCTAAACCGAATTTCAGGTTACTACTTTGAGGCAGAAGGTAAAAAAGTTAGACCTATGCTTGTTTTATTACTCTCAAGAGCACTATCGCAGATTCCACtggaagaaagagatcGCATCAAGATTGATTACACAGATGTTCCGGAAGATCCCGTATATTCTAAAGTGCAACACTCTCGACTTTTCGAAAACGTACCGGCAAGCATTTCTCCATTGCATATTCTACATGGCATTAAACCATTGAATCCACTAACTAAGGGTCCGGAACCATTGCCCCAAGAGTTTGATAGAGCAAGGGGCATCCTTCCAAAACAGAGAAGACTTGCAGAAATTGTGGAAATGATTCATACTGCATCTTTGCTTCATGACGATGTCATTGACCATTCGGACACAAGACGTGGTAGACCAAGTGGAAACATCGCATTCACAAATAAGATGGCCGTGTTAGCAGGTGATTTCATGTTAGGCAGAGCCACTGTAGCAATTTCTAGATTGAGAAATCCAGAAGTCGTCGAACTAGTCTCCAACAGTATTGCCAACTTGGTTGAAGGTGAATTTatgcaattgaagaatacCGCAATCGATGCCGATCACACCACTTTCAACAATGGCACACAACATAttccaccaccaccaacCAAGTTTGAACTAACTGAACATGAATACAGGGTACCAACTTCTAGTACAACCAATGGGACTCAACTGTCACATGATCAATTAGTTGATATGGCATTCGATTATTACTTGCACAAGACTTATTTGAAAACTGCGGCTCTTATCTCAAAATCTTGTAGAGCTGCTGCAGTCTTATCTGGTGTTCGTGATCCAATCATTGAAGAGTGTTATGAGTTTGGGAAGAATTTGGGTATTTGTTTCCAACTGGTCGATGATATGTTAGATTTCACGATTTCCGCTAAGGATTTGGGGAAACCAGCCGGTGCTGATTTAGAACTGGGTATTGCAACGGCCCCTGTACTTTTCGCATGGAGAGAGGACCCATCTCTTGGTCCtttgatcaaaagaaacttCTCTAACCCTGGTGACGTTGAGGCTGCTGCATTGGCTGTGAAAAAGTATGACGGTGTGGGCAAAACAAATGAACTTGCTAAAGATTACTGCAATAAAGCATTACAGAACTTACGCAATGGATTGCCTAATAGCGATGCCCGTTCAGCTCTAGAATTTTTGACTAATAGTGTTTTAACGAGACGCAAATGA
- the RER2 gene encoding ditrans,polycis-polyprenyl diphosphate synthase (similar to uniprot|P35196 Saccharomyces cerevisiae YBR002C RER2 Cis-prenyltransferase involved in dolichol synthesis participates in endoplasmic reticulum (ER) protein sorting): MSDSGSFPGYNQFLEMVKTTLAKVIRSSDKVPQHVAFIMDGNRRFAKKNNMEVNEGHNAGFESMCRILELCYESGMKVATVFAFSIENFKRSTFEVNWLMELAKDKIKQISQHGELAEQYGIKVQIIGDRSLLPADVLKEVELAEEITMNNSRAVLNICFPYTGREEIVHSIQGIMKETAMGEIDYRDIDEQTIEDHLYTQGQPPVELLIRTSGVTRLSDFLLWQLSNRGCTIELVDCLWPEFTPFSMLKILIKFAFKKTYSPSNEEDDELKKKK; encoded by the coding sequence ATGAGTGATTCGGGCAGTTTTCCTGGTTATAACCAGTTTTTAGAGATGGTGAAGACAACTTTGGCGAAAGTGATAAGAAGTTCGGACAAAGTACCGCAACATGTAGCGTTCATTATGGATGGTAACCGTAGGTTTGCTAAGAAGAATAACATGGAGGTCAATGAGGGACATAATGCTGGATTTGAAAGTATGTGTCGTATCCTTGAATTGTGTTATGAATCAGGGATGAAAGTTGCTACAGTATTTGCGTTCTCGATAGAGAATTTTAAGAGGAGTACGTTTGAAGTGAACTGGCTGATGGAATTGGCAAAGGATAAGATTAAGCAGATATCTCAGCATGGAGAATTAGCGGAGCAATATGGTATTAAAGTTCAAATCATTGGAGATAGGTCGTTATTACCGGCTGACgttttgaaagaagtggAGTTAGCGGAAGAAATTACTATGAATAATTCAAGGGCAGTATTGAACATATGCTTCCCATATACAGGGAGAGAAGAGATCGTGCATTCAATACAGGgaataatgaaagaaacgGCCATGGGGGAAATTGATTATAGAGACATTGACGAACAAACGATAGAGGATCATTTATATACACAGGGTCAGCCACCTGTGGAGCTTTTGATAAGAACAAGTGGAGTCACCAGGCTCAGCGATTTTTTGCTATGGCAACTAAGTAACAGAGGATGTACCATTGAGCTGGTAGATTGTCTCTGGCCGGAGTTCACGCCATTTAGCATGCTtaaaatattgataaaattTGCATTTAAGAAGACATACTCCCCCtctaatgaagaagacgatgagttaaaaaagaaaaaataa
- the YRB1 gene encoding Ran GTPase-binding protein YRB1 (similar to uniprot|P41920 Saccharomyces cerevisiae YDR002W YRB1 Yeast Ran Binder #1 suppressor of FUS1 homolog of mouse HTF9a and human RanBP1 nuclear GTPase- activating protein for Ran) — MSEENKNTENVPKPPTASVFSMFGGKKPEVKKEEPEVKKEEEESGKAETETTGKDEEDAPESPDVHFEPVVTLEKVDVKTNEENEEVLFKVRAKLFRFDGEAKEWKERGTGDVKFLQHKETKKVRLLMRRDKTLKVCANHIIAPEYVLKPNVGSDRSWVYTCTADIAEGQPEAFTFAIRFGNKENADKFKEEFEKAQNVNKKD; from the coding sequence ATGTCTGAAGAGAATAAGAATACTGAAAATGTTCCTAAACCACCAACTGCCTCTGTATTTTCTATGTTTGGTGGTAAGAAACCAGAAgtgaagaaggaagaaccagaagtgaagaaggaagaagaagaatctgGCAAGGCTGAAACTGAAACGACAGGAAAGGACGAAGAGGATGCTCCAGAGTCCCCTGACGTGCACTTTGAGCCAGTCGTTACGTTGGAAAAAGTTGACGTGAAGACTAACGAAGAAAACGAGGAGGTTCTATTCAAGGTCAGAGCCAAGCTATTTAGATTTGATGGTGAAGCTaaagaatggaaagaaagaggTACTGGTGATGTTAAGTTCTTGCAACACAAGGAAACTAAGAAGGTCAGACTTTTGATGAGAAGAGACAAGACCTTGAAGGTATGTGCTAACCATATAATCGCCCCAGAATACGTCTTGAAGCCAAATGTTGGTTCTGATAGATCCTGGGTTTACACTTGTACTGCGGACATTGCTGAAGGCCAACCAGAAGCGTTCACCTTCGCTATCAGATTCGGTAACAAGGAAAACGCCGACAAATTTAAAGAGGAGTTCGAAAAGGCTCAAAATGTCAACAAGAAGGATTAG
- a CDS encoding uncharacterized protein (no similarity): MLVEDSLELCHVKSILIDSSGFDQRHRIDSIFFFYQNITIAAVSISKRKAKLDYQKNRPVIKCVRINTTSNKFKICASKSNYQQDTWGSVWYPRCQLTTSWLLDTHQVLHCKSPQIIRTLQKPA, from the coding sequence ATGTTAGTGGAAGATTCATTGGAGTTATGTCATGTGAAGAGTATCCTAATTGATTCCTCGGGTTTTGATCAGCGTCATAGAATAGATtctatattttttttctatcaGAACATAACCATCGCAgctgtttcaatttctaaACGAAAGGCAAAGCTCgattatcaaaagaaccGTCCGGTGATAAAATGTGTGAGAATCAATACCACATCTAACAAGTTTAAAATTTGTGCATCGAAAAGTAATTACCAGCAGGATACCTGGGGATCTGTTTGGTATCCCCGTTGTCAATTGACTACGTCTTGGCTACTCGATACTCATCAGGTGTTGCATTGCAAAAGTCCGCAGATCATCCGAACTCTGCAGAAACCTGCGTAG
- a CDS encoding alpha,alpha-trehalase (highly similar to uniprot|P32356 Saccharomyces cerevisiae YDR001C NTH1 Neutral trehalase degrades trehalose required for thermotolerance and may mediate resistance to other cellular stresses may be phosphorylated by Cdc28p) — protein sequence MDGKVNNNPPRSRHRRTSSLEEVVDPFSTPDVYYGPKSDPSKLLSKNRFTRTRTFSVAEPGGGKGHSSSYTSPYFDTTVPLRRRGSEDDSYSASQGQRRFYIEDVDKTLKELLASEDTDGNYQITIEDTGPKVIRVGTVNSNGYKHVHIRGTYMLSNLLQELTLAKLFNRKQVILDEARLNENPVNRMTRLISGQFWKSLTRRIDSNNIAKIAYDTKIDTPKAKNPRIYVPYNCQDEYQQLVQWSEMDPSLQLEVNYLPKDITPEFVKSLNDKPGLLCLAMESHMDPVTGEETWVGFPYAVPGGRFNELYGWDSYFMALGLLESNKLDVARGMVEHFIFEIDHYGKILNANRSYYLCRSQPPFLTDMALQVCRKMGGDKNPVAVDLLRRAFKAAIKEYLTVWTASPRLDEKTGLSCYHPDGIGIPPETEPGHFDSILRKYAEKYNVSIPEFRDLYNSQKVHEPDLDVFFLHDRGVRESGHDTTYRFENVCAYLATIDLNSLLYKYEVDIAYVIKKYFGDNFEGLPEGHRTSNDWEKLAEVRKERIDKYLWDEETGFYYDYNVKTEKRTSYESVTTFWALWAGMSSQEQAQRMVENALPKLEEFGGLVACTARSRGELSLDRPTRQWDYPFGWAPHQILVWDGLVRYGYENHTRRLAYRWLFLMTKAFVDYNGIVVEKYDVTRGTDPHRVDAEYGNQGADFKGVATEGFGWVNSSYLLGMKYMNNFARRALGTCVTPKVFFGRLPPKEKKKYGLE from the coding sequence ATGGATGGCAAAGTAAATAATAACCCACCACGTTCTAGACATAGAAGAACTTCTTCATTAGAAGAAGTAGTGGATCCTTTTTCCACTCCTGATGTGTATTATGGGCCAAAAAGTGATCCTTCAAAGCTTTTGAGCAAAAATAGGTTTACCCGTACTAGAACATTTAGTGTTGCGGAACCCGGTGGTGGTAAGGGACATTCTTCGTCTTATACTTCCCCTTATTTCGATACTACAGTGCCTCTACGGCGTAGAGGCTCTGAAGACGATTCGTATAGTGCAAGTCAAGGTCAGAGAAGATTTTACATCGAGGATGTGGATAAGACGCTAAAGGAGTTGTTAGCCAGTGAGGATACCGATGGGAACTACCAAATTACTATAGAGGATACTGGTCCAAAAGTTATCAGGGTTGGTACTGTAAATTCGAACGGTTACAAGCATGTGCATATTAGGGGTACCTATATGCTTTCAAACCTTTTGCAAGAGTTGACTTTAGccaaacttttcaatagGAAACAGGTTATCTTGGATGAGGCAAGATTGAATGAAAATCCAGTTAACAGGATGACAAGACTGATTAGTGGTCAATTTTGGAAATCATtgacaagaagaattgactCTAACAATATCGCAAAGATTGCGTACGACACCAAGATCGATACACCAAAGGCGAAAAACCCTAGAATCTATGTCCCATACAATTGCCAAGATGAATATCAACAATTGGTCCAATGGTCTGAAATGGACCCATCGTTACAACTTGAAGTCAATTATTTGCCAAAGGACATTACTCCTGAATTTGTGAAATCCCTAAATGATAAACCGGGGCTTTTATGTTTGGCAATGGAATCGCATATGGATCCAGTCACTGGTGAGGAAACGTGGGTTGGGTTTCCTTATGCGGTTCCTGGTGGTCGTTTTAATGAACTTTATGGGTGGGATTCCTATTTCATGGCATTAGGTCTCTTAGAGAGTAACAAATTGGATGTTGCCAGAGGTATGGTTGAACacttcatcttcgaaaTTGATCACTATGGGAAAATCTTGAATGCTAACAGATCGTACTATTTATGTAGATCACAGCCACCCTTCCTAACAGATATGGCACTACAGGTGTGTAGGAAGATGGGTGGAGATAAAAACCCGGTAGCTGTTGATCTATTGAGAAGGGCCTTTAAAGCGGctatcaaagaatatttAACTGTTTGGACGGCTAGTCCAAGACTAGATGAAAAGACAGGTCTTTCGTGTTATCATCCTGATGGTATTGGTATTCCACCAGAGACAGAGCCTGGTCACTTTGACTCCATTTTGAGGAAATATGctgaaaaatacaatgtCTCCATACCTGAATTCAGAGATCTTTACAATTCACAGAAGGTTCACGAACCAGATTTGgatgttttcttcttacaTGATCGTGGTGTAAGAGAAAGTGGTCATGACACCACGTATAGGTTTGAAAATGTTTGTGCTTATCTAGCCACgattgatttgaattcGTTGTTATATAAGTATGAAGTGGACATTGCCTATGTTATCAAGAAATACTTTGGGGATAATTTCGAAGGATTGCCAGAAGGTCATAGAACTTCTAACGACTGGGAGAAGTTGGCTGAAGTTagaaaggaaagaattgaCAAATATCTATGggatgaagaaactggTTTCTACTACGACTATAATGTAAAGACTGAGAAAAGAACGAGTTATGAATCAGTTACAACATTCTGGGCCCTTTGGGCGGGGATGTCTTCACAGGAGCAAGCACAAAGAATGGTTGAGAATGCCTTGCCAAAACTTGAGGAGTTCGGTGGATTGGTAGCATGTACTGCGCGCTCCCGTGGTGAGCTCAGTTTGGATAGACCAACAAGACAGTGGGACTATCCATTCGGTTGGGCTCCACATCAGATATTGGTTTGGGATGGTCTAGTCCGTTATGGTTATGAAAATCACACTAGACGCCTTGCTTATAGATGGTTGTTCTTAATGACAAAAGCATTCGTCGATTATAACGGGATTGTCGTTGAAAAATACGACGTCACAAGGGGTACAGACCCTCACAGAGTTGATGCTGAATATGGTAATCAAGGTGCAGACTTTAAAGGTGTTGCTACTGAGGGCTTCGGATGGGTGAATTCAAGTTACCTGTTAGGAATGAAGTATATGAATAATTTTGCCAGAAGGGCATTAGGTACTTGCGTCACTCCAAAAGTATTCTTTGGAAGACTACcaccaaaagaaaagaagaaatatggTTTAGAATGA
- a CDS encoding uncharacterized protein (no similarity), with translation MTDEKPEEVTHAKTISGRDRSNLITGKLEKQPLTDGERKRDRIRAHLRRRNDKIASTFLDMQQKLFEDMDHIKTHLHNKKLEFKISTKETLKRWKGEEASIHGPITLEIASDVESSFIKKADCDTFTVSYFPTNNGWRQYTQNRTHAEERVMNNSIFKTDETRIDHTDHSVSADYPHLKSSLKDESVEYFSNDQSFVRYIDARFDSESIGSTNSSEKQTLCSSINTSKIIYPSMAGAQFDGDPMPLLDHPNLTHFSGFLAENDSVEPSLENDKDMQTENLSNTINSSDTTKKFLAWEYKDDKFVKVPCTPPNEDNVEWDIDHCHYYKQFSLKEKLKKKRLRAAEKMYSWVRHNYLKDSVSY, from the coding sequence ATGACTGATGAAAAGCCAGAGGAGGTGACCCATGCAAAAACTATTTCAGGCCGAGATAGAAGTAATCTGATCACtggtaaattggaaaaacaaCCGCTTACTGATGGTGAAAGGAAACGGGATAGAATTAGAGCACATTTAAGACGACgaaatgataaaatagCTTCAACATTTCTAGACATGCAACagaaattgtttgaagatatGGATCATATCAAAACCCATTTACACAACAAAAAATTGGAGTTCAAGATTTCTACCAAGgaaacattgaaaaggtGGAAAGGTGAAGAAGCTTCTATTCATGGACCTATCACCTTAGAAATTGCCTCTGATGTGGAAAGCAGTTTTATAAAAAAGGCAGACTGTGACACTTTCACAGTCAGCTATTTTCCAACAAATAATGGCTGGCGACAGTATACCCAAAACAGGACTCATGCCGAAGAAAGAGTAATGAACAATAGTATTTTCAAAACTGACGAAACCAGGATTGACCATACAGATCACAGTGTTTCAGCTGATTATCCACATCTGAAATCTTCATTAAAAGACGAATCTGTCgaatatttttcaaatgatcAATCTTTCGTTCGATATATTGATGCCAGGTTCGATTCAGAAAGTATAGGATCTACAAATTCGTCAGAGAAACAAACTCTCTGTTCTTCAATCAACACAAGCAAAATCATTTATCCAAGTATGGCTGGAGCTCAGTTTGATGGTGATCCAATGCCTCTTTTAGATCATCCGAATTTGACACACTTCAGTGGTTTTTTGGCTGAAAATGATTCTGTTGAACCTTCTCTTGAAAATGACAAGGACATGCAGACAGAAAACTTGTCTAATACGATCAATTCATCTGACACTACGAAGAAATTCTTAGCTTGGGAATATAAGGATGATAAATTTGTTAAAGTACCGTGTACCCCTCCAAATGAAGATAACGTTGAATGGGACATTGATCACTGTCATTACTACAAACAATTCTCACTAAAggaaaagttgaaaaaaaaacggTTACGCGCAGCGGAGAAGATGTACTCCTGGGTGAGACATAACTACTTAAAGGACTCCGTCTCATATTAA
- the ECM15 gene encoding Ecm15p (highly similar to uniprot|P35195 Saccharomyces cerevisiae YBL001C ECM15 Non-essential protein of unknown function), which produces MPSIPTLADVCMVPLGTGSPSVSDFVTKIEKKIRESPLKSTLHSAGTTIEGPWDDVMKLIGELHEYSHELGYVRVHTDIRVGTRTDKVQTAEDKVNAVLSKLDQ; this is translated from the exons ATGCCATCAATCCCTACATTAGCTGATGTGTGTATGGTACCT CTCGGTACCGGATCTCCAAGTGTTTCTGACTTTGTCACTAAGATcgaaaagaagatcagAGAATCTCCATTGAAAAGCACTCTACACAGTGCAGGCACTACTATTGAGGGTCCATGGGATGATGTTATGAAATTGATCGGTGAACTTCATGAATATAGTCATGAATTAGGGTACGTTAGGGTTCATACTGATATCAGGGTTGGAACCCGTACCGATAAAGTCCAAACTGCAGAAGACAAGGTCAATGCTGTTCTGTCCAAGTTGGATCAATGA
- the HTB2 gene encoding histone H2B (similar to uniprot|P02293 Saccharomyces cerevisiae YDR224C HTB1 One of two nearly identical (see HTB2) histone H2B subtypes required for chromatin assembly and chromosome function Rad6p-Bre1p-Lge1p mediated ubiquitination regulates transcriptional activation meiotic DSB formation and H3 methylation and similar to YBL002W uniprot|P02294 Saccharomyces cerevisiae YBL002W HTB2 One of two nearly identical (see HTB2) histone H2B subtypes required for chromatin assembly and chromosome function; Rad6p-Bre1p-Lge1p mediated ubiquitination regulates transcriptional activation, meiotic DSB formation and H3 methylation), protein MAPKAEKKPASKAPAEKKPAAKKTSSSVDPSKKRTKARKETYSSYIYKVLKQTHPDTGISQKSMSILNSFVNDIFERIATESSKLAAYNKKSTISAREIQTAVRLILPGELAKHAVSEGTRAVTKYSSSTQA, encoded by the coding sequence ATGGCTCCAaaagctgaaaagaaacctGCTTCCAAGGCTCCTGCCGAAAAGAAACCTGCTGCCAAGAagacttcttcttctgttgatccatcaaagaagagaacCAAGGCTAGAAAGGAAACTTACTCTTCTTACATCTACAAGGTTTTGAAGCAAACCCATCCAGACACTGGTATTTCCCAAAAGTCTATGTCTATCTTGAACTCTTTCGTTAACgatatctttgaaagaattgcTACCGAATCGTCCAAGTTGGCTGCTTACAACAAGAAGTCTACCATCTCTGCTAGAGAAATTCAAACTGCTGTTAGATTGATCTTGCCAGGTGAATTGGCTAAGCACGCTGTTTCTGAAGGTACTAGAGCTGTTACCAAGTACTCTTCCTCCACTCAAGCTTAA
- the HTA2 gene encoding histone H2A (similar to uniprot|P04911 Saccharomyces cerevisiae YDR225W HTA1 One of two nearly identical (see also HTA2) histone H2A subtypes core histone required for chromatin assembly and chromosome function DNA damage-dependent phosphorylation by Mec1p facilitates DNA repair acetylated by Nat4p and similar to YBL003C uniprot|P04912 Saccharomyces cerevisiae YBL003C HTA2 One of two nearly identical (see also HTA1) histone H2A subtypes; core histone required for chromatin assembly and chromosome function; DNA damage- dependent phosphorylation by Mec1p facilitates DNA repair; acetylated by Nat4p), with the protein MSGKGGKAGSAAKASQSRSAKAGLTFPVGRVHRLLRKGNYAQRIGSGAPVYLTAVLEYLAAEILELAGNAARDNKKTRIIPRHLQLAIRNDDELNKLLGNVTIAQGGVLPNIHQNLLPKKSSKAKASQEL; encoded by the coding sequence ATGTCAGGTAAAGGTGGTAAAGCTGGTTCTGCTGCTAAGGCTTCTCAATCTAGATCTGCAAAGGCAGGTTTGACTTTCCCAGTCGGTAGAGTTCACAGATTGTTGAGAAAGGGTAACTACGCTCAAAGAATCGGTTCTGGTGCTCCAGTCTATTTGACTGCCgttttggaatatttggCTGCTGAAATCTTGGAATTGGCCGGTAACGCTGCTAGAGACAACAAGAAGACCAGAATCATCCCAAGACATTTGCAATTGGCTATCAGAAACGATGAcgaattgaacaaattgttGGGTAACGTGACCATCGCTCAAGGTGGTGTCTTGCCAAACATTCACCAAAACTTGTTGCCaaagaaatcttccaaGGCTAAGGCTTCTCAAGAATTATAA